The following proteins come from a genomic window of Anopheles ziemanni chromosome 3, idAnoZiCoDA_A2_x.2, whole genome shotgun sequence:
- the LOC131284332 gene encoding transcription initiation factor TFIID subunit 1: MYCLCRSSKTIAVRIVLLDETDFLHELQDDLPGQALLDVVFARLNLIETAYFGIRYIDQDNQTHWLDPAARLSRQLKAGKVAYDLYFGVKFYACDPCKLVEEITRYQLYLQVKQDILQGRLPVSFELAAELGAYVVQAELGNYDPRKHPPGYVSEFRLLNNQTKEIESRIHELHIQLEGMSPSQAEFNYLDKVKWHDMYGVDLHPVLGEDSVEYFLGLTPGGIVVLRNKTTVAHYYWPRIAKVYYKGRYFMLRVCDKNNEVSTYGFETPKKSACKHLWKCCVEHHSFFRLVRVAPMQATTGTLGSKYSGRSDRQPMKDGATQQRIQPTFTRTPSRRQPRRVLHDPQQEAEKLFDAPKYIQQEIKSVSIPQPAQSFESPYRSTCSIPAALNGSANGAVKSAGPMPPDSPRSTRSAPWMRSQQRGLFGINSSPKSVRSASTRMSAPANNTRMRSSSVESHSSNESRSGRRRRHRSRRVSDNESEMSRGSGRSGRSHNSHRKHRRHRSKNRRNRSDTESRDRSYSGHRRSTDSIELVDSGEQWLEVQRKQHSDAVPKAAVIKSSQVMKGAHPDSGIVQHHQHRSRRHRKHRSPSEKIWSSELTKHLQFDLVDTTGMTEDQLREIPYTVVETNHAAKKPNTLKVHKTSHHSTTSLSSSHHHSHQVNNNRIDRIREYPKGDGSLGENGVNGGSIRSASTISSSRDYDRSSGLIRMMSSMSMGDFISPTGSSLSPLDSSGLRVSHEHTDSGLGADQDYAYSSERSSDSAKYGTNKSSGASVTSGHTKSSSSNNMKSHHHTVSNRKPPLCPGRSGSQLPITQQPQLQQHQQQPQQQQQTHPQLPQPFSPVPGVHSANGSNSRLINTSNTHYQNNHYTFSLTRNTHQSHHAPLPHQQQLRHHSTNNPGGNRHHHQHQQQLQSGGRPHHPGSGSIGSGLSTSTYLDTVATLSSSATPYHYFYDGTGFRTNVGLHHPISSTMGTGVRGTKSDIGVPIRPKRHHFQQHQQQQQQQAAGQHLSSVHSFKRQPTADRRQPSPSSAKSIDYLENYKTGVERLNQGNGLNNNSPETFAGLLGRSSSGNQNVLNNNNNEDDSHPQAKGQGEGGGVGAGDVVGPLICFDSNRNRDESTTVVGTPTRDGGQGSAANNARSGDNGNGSSGGTVVASPTERRPSGQSSRESPAKGTELGKRPPLAGSSPARFGGGAGKHSNHRSSSLELILTPIIQSRR; this comes from the exons GATGATTTACCCGGCCAAGCGCTGCTGGACGTGGTGTTCGCCCGGCTCAACCTCATAGAGACGGCCTACTTCGGTATCCGTTACATAGATCAGGACAACCAGACG CACTGGTTGGACCCGGCGGCCCGACTTTCCCGCCAGCTGAAGGCGGGCAAGGTGGCGTACGATCTCTACTTCGGCGTCAAGTTCTACGCGTGCGATCCGTGCAAGTTGGTGGAAGAAATTACCAG ATATCAGCTGTACTTGCAAGTCAAGCAGGACATACTTCAAGGCCGCTTGCCGGTATCGTTCGAGCTGGCCGCAGAGCTGGGAGCGTACGTGGTGCAGG CCGAGCTGGGCAACTATGATCCCCGAAAGCATCCGCCGGGTTACGTGTCCGAGTTTCGGCTGCTCAACAACCAGACGAAGGAGATCGAGAGCCGCATCCACGAGCTGCACATCCAACTCGAGGGAATGTCACCGTCGCAGGCCGAGTTCAACTATCTGGACAAGGTCAAGTGGCACGATATGTACGGGGTGGACCTGCATCCGGTGCTG GGCGAGGACAGCGTGGAGTACTTCCTGGGGCTAACGCCGGGCGGCATTGTGGTGCTGCGGAACAAAACCACCGTTGCCCACTACTACTGGCCCCGGATAGCGAAGGTCTACTACAAGGGTCGATATTTTATGCTTCGTGTCTGTGATAAAAAT AATGAAGTTAGTACGTACGGTTTCGAGACACCAAAAAAGAGCGCCTGCAAGCACCTGTGGAAGTGCTGTGTGGAACACCATTCGTTCTTCCGCCTGGTCCGGGTAGCGCCGATGCAGGCCACCACCGGGACGCTCGGTAGCAAGTATAG TGGTCGATCCGATCGGCAACCGATGAAGGATGGCGCGACCCAGCAACGGATCCAACCGACCTTCACCAGGACACCGTCCCGTCGGCAACCGCGCCGCGTGCTGCACGACCCACAGCAAGAGGCGGAAAAGCTGTTCGATGCACCAAAGTACATCCAGCAGGAAATCAAATCCGTTTCCATACCTCAACCGGCTCAATC ATTTGAGAGCCCTTACCGTTCTACTTGCAGTATACCGGCTGCATTGAACGGGAGCGCCAATGGCGCCGTTAAATCGGCCGGTCCGATGCCACCGGACTCCCCGCGCAGTACCCGCAGTGCCCCCTGGATGCGCTCGCAACAGCGCGGCCTGTTCGGTATCAACTCCAGTCCCAAGTCGGTCCGGTCGGCATCGACACGTATGAGTGCGCCGGCCAACAACACCCGGATGCGGTCGAGCTCGGTCGAAAGCCACTCGTCGAACGAGTCACGGTCCGGGCGTCGCCGTCGGCACCGCAGCCGCCGGGTGTCGGACAACGAGAGCGAGATGAGCCGCGGTTCGGGCCGGTCGGGGCGATCGCACAACTCGCATCGGAAGCACCGTCGGCATCGCTCCAAGAACCGTCGCAACCGGTCGGATACGGAGAGCCGCGATCGAAGCTACTCGGGACACCGGCGATCGACGGACTCGATCGAGCTGGTCGACTCGGGCGAGCAGTGGCTGGAGGTGCAGCGGAAGCAGCACTCGGACGCCGTACCGAAGGCGGCTGTCATCAAGAGCAGCCAGGTGATGAAGGGCGCCCATCCGGATTCGGGCATTGtgcagcaccaccagcaccgtAGCCGGCGTCACCGGAAGCACCGTTCGCCCTCGGAGAAGATCTGGTCGAGCGAGCTCACCAAGCACCTGCAGTTCGATCTGGTCGACACGACCGGCATGACCGAGGATCAGCTGCGCGAGATCCCGTACACGGTCGTCGAGACGAACCACGCCGCCAAAAAACCGAACACGCTGAAGGTACACAAGACCAGTCACCATTCGACGACGTCCCTGTCCTCCTCCCATCACCATTCGCATCA GGTGAACAACAACCGCATCGACAGGATAAGGGAGTACCCGAAGGGTGATGGTAGCCTGGGGGAGAACGGCGTCAACGGTGGTTCGATAAGGTCAGCCAGCACGATCAGCTCGTCGAGGGACTACGATCGAAGTTCGGGACTCATCAG GATGATGTCCAGCATGAGCATGGGAGACTTTATCTCACCAACCGGATCGAGCCTAAGCCCATTGGACAGTTCCGGCCTGCGCGTTTCCCACGAACACACGGACTCCGGCCTTGGAGCCGATCAGGACTATGCATATTCATCGGAGAG GTCCAGCGATAGCGCAAAGTATGGTACGAACAAATCTTCCGGCGCGTCGGTAACGTCAGGCCACACGAAGTCGTCCTCGTCGAACAACATGAAGTCGCACCATCACACAGTGAGTAACAGGAAACCACCGCTCTGCCCGGGTCGTTCCGGGTCGCAGCTACCAATCACACAGCAACCACAGCtacaacagcatcaacagcagccgcagcagcagcagcaaacacaTCCACAGCTGCCACAACCATTTTCCCCGGTGCCCGGTGTACATAGTGCCAACGGCAGTAACAGTCGCTTGATTAACACCAGTAACACGCACTACCAAAACAATCACTACACCTTTAGCCTAACCCGAAACACCCATCAGTCCCATCATGCGCCACTGCCTCATCAGCAACAGCTGCGCCACCATTCGACTAACAACCCGGGCGGCAACCGgcatcaccaccagcaccagcagcagctgcagtcCGGTGGCCGCCCGCACCATCCAGGTAGTGGTAGCATTGGTAGTGGGTTAAGCACTAGCACCTATCTGGACACGGTTGCCACGCTGTCGTCATCGGCGACACCGTATCACTACTTCTACGACGGAACCGGCTTCCGCACGAACGTCGGTCTCCACCATCCGATCAGCTCGACGATGGGTACCGGCGTTCGCGGTACCAAGTCGGACATCGGTGTACCGATACGCCCGAAGCGGCACCActtccaacagcatcagcagcagcagcagcaacaagcgGCTGGCCAGCACCTTTCCAGTGTGCACAGCTTCAAGCGTCAGCCGACGGCCGACCGGAGGCaaccgtcgccgtcgtcggccAAGTCGATCGACTACCTGGAAAACTACAAGACCGGCGTCGAGCGGCTGAACCAGGGCAACGGACTGAACAATAATAGTCCGGAAACGTTCGCCGGCCTGCTCGGACGCTCGAGCTCCGGCAACCAGAACGTactcaataacaacaacaacgaagaCGACAGTCACCCACAGGCCAAGGGACAGGGCGAAGGCGGGGGTGTGGGCGCGGGCGATGTCGTCGGGCCTCTGATTTGCTTCGATTCCAATCGAAATCGCGATGAGTCGACGACGGTGGTCGGCACTCCGACTCGCGACGGTGGCCAGGGAAGCGCGGCCAAC AACGCACGATCCGGCGACAATGGGAACGGCAGCAGCGGGGGCACCGTGGTGGCGTCGCCCACCGAACGCCGCCCGAGCGGCCAGAGTTCGCGGGAAAGCCCGGCAAAGGGCACCGAGCTGGGCAAGCGACCCCCGCTGGCCGGGTCCAGCCCGGCCCGGTTCGGTGGTGGCGCCGGTAAGCACAGCAACCATCGCTCGTCCAGCTTAGAACTGATACTAACACCTATCATACAGAGCCGACGGTAA